A part of Candidatus Palauibacter scopulicola genomic DNA contains:
- a CDS encoding chlorite dismutase family protein codes for MTSRPLPHASELPPASLEGWYVLHQSIELDWTGLGGADPAEAREALRSFAARAEKWSTGAEPGWSGVYRVAGSGIDFLILHFRDTFDRLIEAAREMKLSAWGDHVLVREEYLSVVELGLYSLTRELSGRIDPEDREAWDAALADALAAERRKGYVRRRLEPRQPEHMPYVCTYPMDKRRNPGQNWYTLPLEKRAELMAAHGRLGRRFAGRIVQVISGSMGLDDWEWAVTLWAADPLEFKAIIGEMRYDAASAEYAEFGPFTVGKRMAGGEFERLLSSVAAR; via the coding sequence GTGACGAGCCGTCCGCTCCCGCATGCCTCCGAACTCCCGCCCGCCTCCCTCGAGGGGTGGTACGTCCTTCATCAATCGATCGAACTCGACTGGACCGGCCTCGGCGGTGCGGATCCGGCGGAAGCCCGGGAGGCGCTGAGGAGCTTCGCCGCGCGGGCCGAGAAGTGGTCCACCGGAGCGGAGCCCGGCTGGTCCGGCGTCTACCGCGTCGCGGGGAGCGGGATCGATTTTCTCATCCTCCATTTCCGGGACACGTTCGACCGCCTCATTGAAGCGGCGCGCGAAATGAAGCTCTCCGCCTGGGGCGATCACGTCCTTGTCCGCGAGGAGTACCTGTCCGTGGTGGAATTGGGTCTCTACTCCCTGACCCGGGAGCTCTCCGGTCGGATCGACCCGGAGGACCGCGAGGCGTGGGACGCCGCCCTGGCAGACGCCCTCGCGGCGGAGCGGCGCAAGGGGTACGTGCGGCGCCGGCTCGAGCCGAGACAGCCGGAGCACATGCCGTACGTCTGCACCTATCCGATGGACAAGCGGCGCAACCCGGGGCAGAACTGGTACACGCTTCCGCTGGAGAAGCGGGCGGAGCTGATGGCGGCGCACGGGAGGCTGGGACGGCGCTTCGCGGGCCGGATCGTCCAGGTGATCAGCGGATCGATGGGCCTGGACGACTGGGAGTGGGCGGTGACGCTGTGGGCGGCGGATCCGCTGGAGTTCAAGGCCATCATCGGCGAGATGCGCTACGACGCGGCGAGCGCGGAGTACGCGGAGTTCGGCCCCTTCACCGTCGGCAAGCGGATGGCCGGCGGGGAGTTCGAGAGACTGCTTTCGTCGGTGGCGGCGCGATGA